The following DNA comes from Leifsonia sp. 1010.
GCTCTCTCACCTTTGCGGCGAACGCCTTCGCATCCTCCGCCTGAGCGGTCTGAGTCGCCAGCATCACACCGGCGTCCGCGGCGATGTCATGCGGATCGTCGAAGTTCGTCCCCGCGAAAGCGATGGAGACCTGCGAGTAGTCCTCGACACCATTCACGATCGGGACGACGGCCATGCCCTGGAACCCGTCGTTCACGTCGGCGGAGACGACGATGACCTTCCATTGTTGTTTGGACGAATCACTGTCGGTATAGAACGTCTGTCCAGCGCGGCTGGGCGGCCGCTGCACCAGCGGGTCGACCTTGTACACCCAGTTCGCTATGGACTCGTAATCCTCGGCCGTGGTCATTTCATAACCTCGGACGTGCCGTCGCTATATCGCACTGTCACCGACTCGGTAGCAGGCGAAGCGTCCGGATCGGGTAGTGGATCGCCTCCGACAACGCTGACGCCGAAGATCTCTTGGTACGTCTTACCTGCGATGGTGACGACCGCATTGGTCGACCACTCGCCCGAACCGTCAATACTGCCTTCCCTCGTATATTCGATGATCTCTACGGCCGGCCAATTCACCTTGAACTTCTTCGCCAGCATCCGCTGGTACCCGATGTTTTCGGCCGGTGTCGTTTTCTGTTTCAGGGCGTCTCCTATCGACGAACACCCGCTGAGGGCGGCGATGAGGGCGGCGATGACGGCCACACGGGCCACAACCCCACGCCCATGCTTCATGGAACCATCCTCATATGCAAGCATTCCGCGTACCAATGCCACGGCTTTCGGCGAGGCTAGCGCATCCGCACCCTTGCGGCGCCGATTGCGGCCATAGTGGTCGGCATCGACGGACTCCCACCCCCAGCGGACACGCCGCGTCACACGAGACGCACAGCGCGCTCCAATGCGCTTGACTATGCCCGCTCCACCTCACACAACACGTGTCTTGGAAAGGACTCCTCGTGACGTCTCCGCAGTACCCGACCACCTCCGCCGCTCCGACCGGCCAGACTCCGCTCTGGGCGCCGCTTTACGGGGCGACGATCGGACAGGCCATCAAGCGCTTCTTCACGAAGTACGCGGACTTCACCGGGCGCGCCAGCCGTAGCGAGTACTGGTGGTGGATCCTCTTCTCGGTCATCGTCGCCATCGTGCTCGAAGTGCTGGCCCTCGGCCTCGGCTTCGCGGGGGCGACCGTGAACGACGACGGCACCTCGACGCCCGGCCCGCTGTTCTGGATCCCCGGGCTGCTGATCGCGGCGTGGTCGCTCGGGACGATCGTCCCCCACCTGGCCCTCATCTGGCGTCGACTGCACGACGCCGACCTGGCCGGTCCGTTCTTCTTCCTCGGTTTCGTCCCGATCGTCGGCGGCATCACCGTGCTCGTCCTGACGATCCTGCCCTCGAAGCCCGAGGGCGCGCGCTTCGACCGCCCCCGCGCCTAGCGGAGGCAGGGCCGGCTCAGCTGCAGCGCTCGTCCAGCGGGAGTGCTCAGCAGGAGTCGGCCCACAGACGGCGCGGCCGCTCGGGGTCGGTGTCGTCCAGCAGGACGGATGCCACCTCGCGCGGCGCGCCGAGCGGATCCTTCTGCCCGGTGGTCACGAACGACCAGTCCGGGCTCCGCTCCGGGTCGTGCTCGACCCACAGGGAGAAGTTCCAGAATCCGCGGAACTCCGGGTTCAGCAGGCCGCGACCGCTGACCACCAGCACCCCGTCGCGCGAGCGGAAAGGCGCGACCACGCTCTCGCGGAACGCATCCGCCCCGGCCGACGGGTCGACGTCGGCGCGCTCGACCCCCTGGCCCGCATCACGCAGCGCCGCCGCGAACGCGTCCGCCACGCGGGCCTCATCCGCGTCCGGGACCCCGGTCACCGCGACGAATCGCGGCCCCCGGGCGTAGTGCTGCAGGAACTCGGCGGCCACACCCGCGTAGAACTCCGCAGCCTCCGTCGCCGCCTTCTCCGTGTCGGTCATCGTCCGCTCCTTCCGACGCATCCACTCGCTCAAACGCTACGCGGGAAGCGGTCATTCCGGGAGCACCGGGAGCGAGCCGGGACGGCGATCAGTCGTCGCGGTCGATCGTGCCGATGCGCGCGCCGGACGAGTCGTAGACCGTCATGACGTTGCCGTCGACCTTCCCGCTCGCGGCCGTCGACATCCACGTGTCCACTCCGTTGCAGACTTTCTGCGTCATGGCCACGGTGCCGAGATCGATCGTATTGCCCGAGATCGTGCCGGTCCCCTTCATGGTGTTGCAGCCGTCGGACCCCGAGTACGAGCCGTTCGCGTTGATGATGAGGTTCGGTTCCCCGGGGTCGGTGCTCCCCCACTTCCCCGGGACGCCGCCTCCCTGCGGGGTGCACGCCGTGAGAGCGAGACCGAGGGCGAGGATGGCCGTGAGCGCGGCCGAGCGTGTCCTGTTCATGGCCCCGGAGGATACGCGCGGTGCCGACGGGCCGAATAGACAGTGGAGGGGTCCGCGCGGGCACGGAGGACGTCCTCACCCCGCGGGGTCGCACCCTCCTCCGTTTCCGACTCCGCGCGGCGCGCCGCGACATGTTCACCTCCCTTTCCCTCGTGCCCCCCGCGAGACGGAATCGGAGGAGAAACGGCGAGCGCACCTGGGCGTTCGCTGCAACCCCTCCACGCGGTGCGCCGGGCGATCTATCCTCGTCGCAACGACAGCGGCGGAGGGAGCTGCTCATGGACGAGGCACCCGAGGACAGACTGCGCCCACCGGACGCCGTACCGGAACTACAGGAGGAGCAGGCCGTGGAGATGGTGGCCGTCTCTGCCGAGCGTGAGGCGGAGCTCGAGCAGCGGGCCCGCGACTTCATCCGGGAACTGGCTGCCGCGGAGCCGGGATCGGAGGCGTTCACGCGCAAGATCATCGGGTTCTCGCACCTGGGCGAGGCCGAGATGCGCGCGTCCAGCGACGCCTCCCGCCAGCTGCTCAGCCGCCCGGCGAGTTCGCTCGCCGCCGCACGCGGCAAAGCGGTGCGCACCGACCCGCAGTACGGCGTGATCCGGACGCTGCAGGACCTCCGCGCGACCGTCAGCGACTTCGACCCCCAGCACCTGACGGGCCGCAACCGGATGCTCTCCCGGGTGCCGGGCGGACGGAGGCTGCGCCAGTACGTGCAGCGTTTCGAGTCGGCGCAGAAGCAGCTCGACGGCATCGTCGCCGCGCTCGATCACGGCCAGGAGTGGCTCGCCCGCGACAACGCCGAGATCGAGAAGGAGCGCGCATCCCTCTGGAAGACGACCGAGCGGCTCAACGAGTACGTGGTGCTCACCGCCGCCCTCGACAAGGCGACGGTGGATGCGGCGGCCGACCTGCGCACGACCGACCCGGCGCGCGCGACGCTGCTCGAGAAGGAGGCGCTGTTCCCCATCCGCCAGCGCCGGCAGGATCTCACGACCCAGATCGCGGTCTCGGTGCAGGCGTACCTCGCACTCGACGTCATTAAGAAGAACAACGTCGAGCTGGTCAAGGGCGTCGAGCGCGCCAAGACGACGACGGTCTCCGCTCTCCGCACCGCCGTCGTCGTCGCTCAGGCGCTGGAGAACCAGAAGCTGGTCATCGACCAGCTCGGCGCCCTGCACGACAGCACCAACGCGCTCATCGGCCGGACGGGCGAGGTGCTCCGCACGCAGACGGAGCAGGTGCAGAAGGAGCAGACCTCGTCGGCGGTCGACGTGGAAGTGCTGCAGCGCGCCTTCGACAACGTGTTCGCGACGATGGACAGCATCGACACCTACCGCACCGAGGCCGTGGCGCGCATGGCGACCACGGTCGACGCACTCGACCAGCAGGTCGCCCGCTCGCGCGAGTACCTGAAGCGATCCCGGCCGATGGAGCAGCCGCGCTAGCCCGGATCGACCGGTCACGCTTCCCCGCCCGCGCGCTACCGTTGACGCCATGAGCCACCGCATCTTCGCCATGCCGTTCGCCGACATCTACCCGCTCTATGTGACCAAGGTGGAGCGCAAGGGGCACACCAAGGACGAGGTGGATGAGGTCACCCGCTGGCTCACCGGCTACGACGACGCGGGCATCCAGGCGGCCATCGCCGACCGGGTCGACCTGGAGACGTTCCTCACCACTGCTCCGCACTGGAACCCGAACGCCTCGCTCATCACGGGCGTCATCTGCGGCGTGCGCGTCGAGGAGATCGACGACCCGGTGATGCAGAAGGTGCGGTATCTCGACAAGCTCGTCGACGAGGTGGCGCGCGGCAAGAAGATGTCCTCCATCCTGCGCGGCGAGCCGGCGGCATCCCGGAGCTGAGCAGCACGGCGCAGATGGCCATCGGAACGCCGCGGTACTAGCCTCATCGCAGGCGGTCCCATCCGGGGCCGGTGCGAGGGTGGGAGGACATCATGGACGACCTTCACGGCTCAGCGGCCGAGCGGCTGCGGCAGCTCGACGACATCGTCGCCGGTGGGGAGCCGTCGAACGAGTGGCTGACCCGGCACCTGCGCCAGACGCTGAGCGAGCTGGCCGAGGCCGAGCCGGTCGTCGACGCCGAGCAGGATCGGCGCGAAGACTACTGACGCGAGGTCAGGCGCGAGCCACACCGGCGATCTGCGGATTGAACGGCAGGAACGGTGTGTGGAGACGGTAGTGCTCCACCTCGACCTCCGCGAAACCGGCTGATCGGAGCGAGCCCTCGAGATCGCGCTCGCACGAGCAGCCTTCGAACGTCCACGCCCACGGTCGGCGGAACAGCCGCTGCGAAGCGCGGGTCGGCGTCCCGCGCGGGGCGGCGACATGCTCCACGAACCGGAACGACCCACCGGGGCGCAGGATGCGGCGGATCTCGGCGAGCACAGCATCGGGATCCTGCACGGAGCAGAGCACGAGCGACGAGATGACGGTGTCGACGCTGGCGTCGGGCAGACCGGTCTGCTCGGCAGTCCGCTCCCGCAGGTCGAGGGCGACGCCCGAACGGAGGGCCGCGGCGCGGAGACCATCGTGCATGTACCGGTTGGGCTCGATGGCGATCAGCGACGCTCCGGCGGGCAGGTAGGGAAGGTTGGCGCCGACCCCCGGTCCGATCTCGGCGACGTCTCCGGCCACCCCGGCGAAGACGCGTCGCTTGCGCGGACGCAGCGACCGCTCCAGGTACGGTCCCATCAGCCGGAAGAAGGCGGCGTTGAAGCGTCCGCGTCCGGGATGCTGGGCGAACCCCGTCCGCTGTTCGTCACCTGCCGTGATCGTCCTGCTCATGCTTGTTCCTCCATCGTGGATGCTGACAGGACGACTTTGCCGCGCATCCACCGTGCGATCAGGCGGGGAACTACCCCACTTCGCCGGTCACGGTCGCGGCGATTCCCCGGGTCGCTCGCCGGCCCACTCCCCTTGCGCGGTCCACCACGCCGCGACCTGCGCGCGCGACCGGAGGCCGAGCCGCAGCCGGATGCGTTCCACATGCCCCTCCGCCGACCGCTCCTCGATGCCGAGCCGCTCGCCGATCTCGCGGTTCGTCCTCCCCTCGCTGACCAGTGCGGCGACCTCCCGCTGCCGCGCCGTCAACGTTCCGGCGGGAGTCCTGATCGCGCGCAGGCCGAGGTACCGCCGGATCGTCGCGGCGAGCGCCGCTGCATCGCCGGCCCAGGGAAGGTGCGACCTGCCGGGGAGGACGACGAACTCGGCGTCCGGGATGCCGTGCGCCAGGGCCTCCGCCTGCGCAATCGGAGCCGCCCGGTCGCGTTCCCGGTGAACGACGAGCGTGGGAGTGCGCACCTGCGGCAGCAGCGCACGCACGTCGAGCGCGTAGCTCAGCGCGAGGAGCGACTGCGCCGTGGCGGCATCCGAGGCGGCTCGCTGATACCGGCCGAACTCCGTCCGCGCTGCGGCGGACGCATCCGGGGCGAACAGGTCGGTGAGCACGTCGGAGCCGAGGCCCCAGTGCGATCCGACCAGGGCCAGCACGTGCTCGCGGGCGCTCGGCGGTGAGACCTCTGCACCCCACGCCCAGCCCCCGTAGAGCACCAGCCGCCGGACGGTCTCGGGATGCGCGGCCGCCCAGGCGACGGCAACCAGCGCCCCGAGTGAGACACCGATGAGGTCGAACGGCTCCGGACCGAGCGGAGCGACAACCGCCGCGAGCTGCTCGAGCTCGTACGCGAGCGACGGAGGCTGCCGTGCCGGACCCGACATGCCGCATCCGGCCCGGTCGTAGCGAAGCAGCCGACACCCGTGCGCGAGGTCCTCGTAGAACGCGCGCTCCTCGGCGAGCTGCCATCCCCTCTCAAGGTGGCTCAGCCACCCGGAGACGTACACGACGGGCCGGCCCGTGCCGACCGACGCGACGGCGATGTCCGTGCCGTCGGCGGCGGTGACCCGGGTGAGGTGCTGCTGAGCCGGCTCAGACGCGGCCATCCGGCACCCCGGCGGCCAGCTCGGCGAAGACCTCCGCCGCGTCCTCGTGGCGCGACAGGCCGGCGCTCTGTCCCATCCACAGGCTCAGCAGCTCGGCGTCTCCGGTCTCGGCCGCCCGTCGGCGGAAGACGCCGGTCAGGATGTTCTGGAGCGGGAACGGGGCGATCGCGCCGCTCTGCTCGATGGTGCGTACCGCGCGGTTCGGCAGCCCGCGCGCCGGCCGGCCGCTCATCGCCCGGGTCAGCACCGTCTCGTGGGCGAGTGCGCCCCGGATGCGCTCGCGGTGGACCGCCGGCGCCGCCGACTGCCGCGTGGCCAGGAACGCCGAACCGACCTGGACTCCCGACGCTCCAAGCGCGAATGCGGCCGCGACGCCGCGACGGTCGGCGATGCCGCCCGCGGCGATCACAGGGATGCCCACCGCGTCGACGACCTGCGGGATGAGGGCGAGACCTCCCACCAGGCTGTCGTCCGGGTCTGCGAGAAAGGAGGGCCGGTGCCCGGCCGCCTCGGAGCCGGACGCGACCACCGCATCCACCCCGCCGGCCTCGAGTGCCTGCGCCTCGGGCACCGTCGTCGCCGTGCCGATGATACGGATACCGCGCCGATGCGCCTCCTCGACGACGTCGGCAGGCGGTACCCCGAACACGAAGCTCAGCGCTGCAGGCTGGGCGTCGAGCGCGGACGCGAGTTGCTCGTCGAAGTCGGGCAGCGGCGCGATCGGCCACTCCGGGACGGGCGCTCCGGCCTCATCGAACAACGGCCGTAGTGCGGCGATCGCGCGATCGACGTCGTCGTGCCGGAAGCCTCCGTCGGCGTCCGGCTCGCCGGGGGCCCGGAAGGGGAGCCACAGGTTGAGGGCGAACGGGCGCGTCGTCCGCTCACGCAGTTGTTCGCCGATCGCTCGGATGCGCTCGCCGCTCAGACCGTAGAGACCGAACGACCCCAGGCCGCCCGCCTCGCTCACCGCAGCCGTCAGATCGACGGACGACAACCCCCCGAAAGGCCCCAGCACGACGGGCGTCTCGATGCCCAGCAGTTCACGCAGTCTCACCCGACTTGTCTACACCCGCGGGACCGCGTCGGGCGGTTAGAGATCGCTCGGCAGTCCGAACGGCTGGCTCAGCTCCTCCGTCCGGTTGCGCAGGTACTCGACCGCCTCGCGATTGTCGGGCTCTGTCGCATCGGTGCTCGCCGACTCCACCATGAGAACGGTCGCGGAGTTCAGGAGGAACGATGCGTCGACGACGTTCCCGTCCACGCCGATCGCTCGCACCGTGACGACATCCGACCCGCCCTGCTCGGAGATCAACCGCGCGTATTGCATCAGCAGATCGGCGGCCTCATTCCCGATGAGGAGCGACTTCTCGGCGAAAGTGACGTGCTTCATGACGGTCACGGTAGGGCCGTCGTCGGCAGCATTCAGCCGCTTGACTCCGCAGGGCGCCGTGGCTACCGTCGGTGGGGAGTTCACGCCCCGGACCCCGGCGATCTCCATAGACCCGGGGGGTTCCCATGAAAACCATCTCCACCAACTCGACGACGTGCCTGACGGGCACCGCCATCGCCGACGCCGTCCAGCGGTACGCGCTCGCGCTGGCGCGCCACGGCCGTGTCGACATCGTCGACATCCCGGTGATCCTCCCCGGAGGGGAGCATGGCCGCTCGGCCTTTCTGGTCGGGTGGCTCATGGATGCCACGACGACGACCGTGCCGACGGACCGGCTGGAACTGCACGACGCCGCCGCCGTCGACGACCTCCGTCGTCGAGAGCAGGAGCTGTCGGTGCCTCGCGGTCTGCCGTTCTCGGCGAGCGACCTGGCGGAGAACTGGCCCGACCTCGATCTGGACTTCCCCCCGCAGAGGGAGCACGCTTGACCCAACCGGGGACTCACGGGAGGGACGGCGTCATGGGCTCGCTGAGATACGACGGCATCGTGATCGAGTTCGATGACCGCCTCCTCGCGCACCTCCAGATCGTGATCGCCCAGAAGATCCGGCGAGGCGAGAGCTTCTTCATGGCCTGGCGCGACTCGAACGAGACCGGTGACGGCCACAGCTCCATCTGGATCCACCCCTCACAGAACCTGTATTTCAAGTTCACCGGCAGCCGGTTCCCGAAGATCAACCCGGCGTGGGTGGATGCGCTCATGGCCTCCGCGAACAGCTCCAAAGGGCTGCTGATCATGACCGAGGAGAGCATCGCCGCCGAGAACGGGGCGGGCGTGACGTTGGCGACCGCCACTCCGCACCTTCAGGATCTGCGGGGCCGCGGCTACTGACCGGTAGCGTGGGTGGAATGGACGGCGGTCGAGGATGAACGAGAGCACCACCGGTGCGCCCGGGGACGGCGCATCGCAGGCGGAGTACTGGCGCCCCTTCATGGAAGCCCTTCCCGTCGCGGGGACGGCCGTTTCGACCATCGGCGACCTGCTCGGGACGGAGACGGTCTCGGCCAGCGACACCGTGGCCGCCCGTCTCGACGAGCTGCAGTTCGACCTCGGCGAGGGCCCGTGCTGGGACGCCCTGCGATTCCGTCGCCCCGTGCTGGAGCCTGATCTGCGCCGACGGCCGCAACGGATGTGGACCTCGTTCACACCGGCCGCGATCGACGCCGGCGTCGGTGCCCTGTTCGCCTTCCCGATGCTCGTCGGGCCGCTGCGGATCGGTGCGGTGGACATGTACGCACACGAACCCGTTGCGCTGGATGAAGCGCACACACAGGCGGCCACCAGGCTCGCCGAGGCCGCCGGACGGACGCTACTGAAGCGCGCCCTCGACACGATGGGCCGCCAGGAACCGGCCGAGGATGCGAACCCGTTCTCTCGCCGCGTCGTGCACCAGGCCACGGGGATGGTGCTCGCCCAGCTGGATGTCAGCGCGGACGACGCCCGCACGATCATCCAAGCGCACGCCTACGCGACGGATCGCTCGATGATGGAGGTGTCCCGCGACGTCCTCGACGGTCGCCTCGATTTCTCGAAGCTCGACGGGGAGGACGGTCGATCGCGATGACCCTCACCCGCGAACAGGGGATCCTGCGGGCGTTCGCCCAGCTGGCAGACACGCTCGTGGCCGACTACGACGTCGTCGACCTGCTCCAGAACCTCGTCGACCTCAGCAGTCGGTTCCTCGGCGCCACGGCCTCCGGAGTGATGCTGGCCGACGACCACGGAGAACTGGATGTGATCGCGTCCACCAGCGAGGCCAGCCGCCTGGTCGAGGTGATGCAGCTGAGCGCCTACGCGGGCCCGTGCATCGAGAGCTTCGAGACCGGCGCCGTCGTCTCGGTCGCCGACATCGACCAGGTGCCCGACCGCTGGCGGGCCTTCCGCGACCGAGCCCTGGAGCAGGGCTTCGCCGCCATCGACGCCATCCCGCTCCGCCTCCGCGCACAGACGATCGGCACGCTGAATCTGTTCCGGGATTCCACCGGCGACCTGCCGGAGGACGACCTGGTCGCCGCACAGGCGTTCGCGGACGTTGCGACCATCGGCATCCTGCACCAGCGGAGCTTGGCCGAGAGCGACGCGATCCGGCAGCAGCTGCAGTTCGCGTTGAACAGCAGGATCATCATCGAGCAGGCCAAGGGCGTCGTCGCCCAGACCCGCGGCGTGCCGATCGATCAGGCGTTCACGCTCATCCGCGACTACGCGCG
Coding sequences within:
- a CDS encoding DUF2200 domain-containing protein, which translates into the protein MSHRIFAMPFADIYPLYVTKVERKGHTKDEVDEVTRWLTGYDDAGIQAAIADRVDLETFLTTAPHWNPNASLITGVICGVRVEEIDDPVMQKVRYLDKLVDEVARGKKMSSILRGEPAASRS
- a CDS encoding nitronate monooxygenase, whose translation is MRELLGIETPVVLGPFGGLSSVDLTAAVSEAGGLGSFGLYGLSGERIRAIGEQLRERTTRPFALNLWLPFRAPGEPDADGGFRHDDVDRAIAALRPLFDEAGAPVPEWPIAPLPDFDEQLASALDAQPAALSFVFGVPPADVVEEAHRRGIRIIGTATTVPEAQALEAGGVDAVVASGSEAAGHRPSFLADPDDSLVGGLALIPQVVDAVGIPVIAAGGIADRRGVAAAFALGASGVQVGSAFLATRQSAAPAVHRERIRGALAHETVLTRAMSGRPARGLPNRAVRTIEQSGAIAPFPLQNILTGVFRRRAAETGDAELLSLWMGQSAGLSRHEDAAEVFAELAAGVPDGRV
- a CDS encoding alpha/beta fold hydrolase — its product is MAASEPAQQHLTRVTAADGTDIAVASVGTGRPVVYVSGWLSHLERGWQLAEERAFYEDLAHGCRLLRYDRAGCGMSGPARQPPSLAYELEQLAAVVAPLGPEPFDLIGVSLGALVAVAWAAAHPETVRRLVLYGGWAWGAEVSPPSAREHVLALVGSHWGLGSDVLTDLFAPDASAAARTEFGRYQRAASDAATAQSLLALSYALDVRALLPQVRTPTLVVHRERDRAAPIAQAEALAHGIPDAEFVVLPGRSHLPWAGDAAALAATIRRYLGLRAIRTPAGTLTARQREVAALVSEGRTNREIGERLGIEERSAEGHVERIRLRLGLRSRAQVAAWWTAQGEWAGERPGESPRP
- a CDS encoding META domain-containing protein gives rise to the protein MNRTRSAALTAILALGLALTACTPQGGGVPGKWGSTDPGEPNLIINANGSYSGSDGCNTMKGTGTISGNTIDLGTVAMTQKVCNGVDTWMSTAASGKVDGNVMTVYDSSGARIGTIDRDD
- a CDS encoding ATP-dependent DNA ligase translates to MGSLRYDGIVIEFDDRLLAHLQIVIAQKIRRGESFFMAWRDSNETGDGHSSIWIHPSQNLYFKFTGSRFPKINPAWVDALMASANSSKGLLIMTEESIAAENGAGVTLATATPHLQDLRGRGY
- a CDS encoding GAF and ANTAR domain-containing protein, translated to MNESTTGAPGDGASQAEYWRPFMEALPVAGTAVSTIGDLLGTETVSASDTVAARLDELQFDLGEGPCWDALRFRRPVLEPDLRRRPQRMWTSFTPAAIDAGVGALFAFPMLVGPLRIGAVDMYAHEPVALDEAHTQAATRLAEAAGRTLLKRALDTMGRQEPAEDANPFSRRVVHQATGMVLAQLDVSADDARTIIQAHAYATDRSMMEVSRDVLDGRLDFSKLDGEDGRSR
- a CDS encoding GAF and ANTAR domain-containing protein codes for the protein MTLTREQGILRAFAQLADTLVADYDVVDLLQNLVDLSSRFLGATASGVMLADDHGELDVIASTSEASRLVEVMQLSAYAGPCIESFETGAVVSVADIDQVPDRWRAFRDRALEQGFAAIDAIPLRLRAQTIGTLNLFRDSTGDLPEDDLVAAQAFADVATIGILHQRSLAESDAIRQQLQFALNSRIIIEQAKGVVAQTRGVPIDQAFTLIRDYARRNQRGISLVASDIVERRLRL
- a CDS encoding DUF805 domain-containing protein — its product is MTSPQYPTTSAAPTGQTPLWAPLYGATIGQAIKRFFTKYADFTGRASRSEYWWWILFSVIVAIVLEVLALGLGFAGATVNDDGTSTPGPLFWIPGLLIAAWSLGTIVPHLALIWRRLHDADLAGPFFFLGFVPIVGGITVLVLTILPSKPEGARFDRPRA
- a CDS encoding toxic anion resistance protein: MDEAPEDRLRPPDAVPELQEEQAVEMVAVSAEREAELEQRARDFIRELAAAEPGSEAFTRKIIGFSHLGEAEMRASSDASRQLLSRPASSLAAARGKAVRTDPQYGVIRTLQDLRATVSDFDPQHLTGRNRMLSRVPGGRRLRQYVQRFESAQKQLDGIVAALDHGQEWLARDNAEIEKERASLWKTTERLNEYVVLTAALDKATVDAAADLRTTDPARATLLEKEALFPIRQRRQDLTTQIAVSVQAYLALDVIKKNNVELVKGVERAKTTTVSALRTAVVVAQALENQKLVIDQLGALHDSTNALIGRTGEVLRTQTEQVQKEQTSSAVDVEVLQRAFDNVFATMDSIDTYRTEAVARMATTVDALDQQVARSREYLKRSRPMEQPR
- a CDS encoding methyltransferase domain-containing protein produces the protein MSRTITAGDEQRTGFAQHPGRGRFNAAFFRLMGPYLERSLRPRKRRVFAGVAGDVAEIGPGVGANLPYLPAGASLIAIEPNRYMHDGLRAAALRSGVALDLRERTAEQTGLPDASVDTVISSLVLCSVQDPDAVLAEIRRILRPGGSFRFVEHVAAPRGTPTRASQRLFRRPWAWTFEGCSCERDLEGSLRSAGFAEVEVEHYRLHTPFLPFNPQIAGVARA